Proteins encoded together in one Streptomyces asoensis window:
- the glnA gene encoding type I glutamate--ammonia ligase has translation MFQNADEAKKFIADEDVKFVDVRFCDLPGVMQHFTLPVEAFDPDEELAFDGSSIRGFQAIHESDMALRADLSTSRVDPFRRDKTLNINFFIHDPITGEQYSRDPRNVAKKAEAYLASTGIADTAYFGPEAEFYVFDSVRFQTSANESFYHIDSEAGAWNTGALEDNRGYKVRYKGGYFPTPPVDHFADLRAEISLELAASGLQVERQHHEVGTAGQAEINYKFNTLLAAADDLQLFKYIVKNVAWRNGKTATFMPKPIFGDNGSGMHVHQSLWTGGSPLFYDEAGYAGLSDTARYYIGGILKHAPSLLAFTNPTVNSYHRLVPGFEAPVNLVYSQRNRSAAMRIPITGSNPKAKRVEFRAPDASGNPYLAFSALLLAGLDGIKNKIEPAEPIDKDLYELAPEEHAGVAQVPTSLPAVLDRLEADHEFLLAGDVFTPDLIETWIDYKRTHEIAPLQLRPHPHEFELYFDV, from the coding sequence ATGTTCCAGAACGCCGACGAGGCCAAGAAGTTCATCGCGGACGAGGACGTCAAGTTCGTCGACGTCCGCTTCTGCGACCTGCCGGGCGTCATGCAGCACTTCACGCTGCCCGTCGAGGCGTTCGACCCGGACGAGGAGCTCGCCTTCGACGGCTCCTCGATCCGCGGCTTCCAGGCCATCCACGAGTCCGACATGGCGCTGCGCGCCGACCTGTCGACCTCGCGCGTGGACCCGTTCCGCCGTGACAAGACGCTGAACATCAACTTCTTCATCCACGACCCGATCACGGGCGAGCAGTACTCCCGTGACCCGCGCAACGTGGCGAAGAAGGCGGAGGCCTACCTGGCGTCGACCGGTATCGCCGACACCGCGTACTTCGGCCCCGAGGCCGAGTTCTACGTCTTCGACAGCGTGCGCTTCCAGACGTCCGCGAACGAGTCCTTCTACCACATCGACTCCGAGGCCGGCGCCTGGAACACCGGTGCGCTCGAGGACAACCGCGGTTACAAGGTCCGCTACAAGGGCGGCTACTTCCCGACCCCGCCGGTCGACCACTTCGCCGACCTGCGTGCGGAGATCTCCCTGGAGCTGGCCGCGTCCGGCCTCCAGGTCGAGCGCCAGCACCACGAGGTGGGCACCGCCGGCCAGGCCGAGATCAACTACAAGTTCAACACGCTGCTCGCCGCGGCCGACGACCTCCAGCTCTTCAAGTACATCGTGAAGAACGTCGCCTGGCGCAACGGCAAGACCGCGACCTTCATGCCGAAGCCGATCTTCGGCGACAACGGCTCGGGCATGCACGTCCACCAGTCGCTGTGGACCGGCGGCTCCCCGCTGTTCTACGACGAGGCCGGCTACGCGGGCCTGTCGGACACGGCCCGCTACTACATCGGCGGCATCCTCAAGCACGCCCCGTCGCTGCTGGCCTTCACCAACCCGACGGTGAACTCCTACCACCGCCTGGTCCCGGGCTTCGAGGCGCCGGTCAACCTGGTGTACTCGCAGCGCAACCGCTCCGCCGCCATGCGTATCCCGATCACGGGCTCCAACCCCAAGGCCAAGCGCGTCGAGTTCCGCGCGCCCGACGCCTCCGGCAACCCGTACCTGGCGTTCTCCGCGCTGCTGCTCGCGGGCCTGGACGGCATCAAGAACAAGATCGAGCCGGCCGAGCCGATCGACAAGGACCTCTACGAGCTGGCCCCCGAGGAGCACGCGGGTGTCGCGCAGGTCCCGACCTCGCTCCCGGCCGTCCTCGACCGCCTCGAGGCGGACCACGAGTTCCTGCTCGCCGGTGACGTCTTCACGCCCGACCTGATCGAGACGTGGATCGACTACAAGCGCACCCACGAGATCGCCCCGCTCCAGCTGCGCCCGCACCCGCACGAGTTCGAGCTGTACTTCGACGTGTGA
- a CDS encoding DUF2252 domain-containing protein has product MTTPAERARRGRDARKRVPRSAHAVWIPSVDRPDPVAVLERQGRDRLPELLPIRYGRMAASPFAFLRGSAAVMAADLAAQPHTGLTVQLCGDAHLLNFGLYAGPERALYFDLDDFDETFPGPFEWDVKRLAASVAVAARENGHSEPKVRRAALEAVAAYRTAVRRLSRLDELAVWYERIDAERLLPLLRSARQRGRDGASLTRARRRTSLQALHKLTEVVDGRRRIIHDPPLIEPAGASDAAALRKIFSDYRSTLAGEPRLLLDRYRFVDAARKVVGIGSVGTRCFLVLLAGRDTDDPLLLQIKEARSSVLEEHLPTGPYVHPGHRVVAGQRLLQASGDVFLGWMTGPQGRAFYWRQLRDPKGSAGDAGMSPGELAAYARLCGTALARAHARTGDRIAIAGYLGGADTFERAVADFAVTYADRTAADHAALGTAVAAGVVRAAPGV; this is encoded by the coding sequence ATGACCACCCCCGCCGAGCGTGCCCGGCGCGGCAGGGACGCCCGCAAGCGCGTCCCCCGTTCCGCCCACGCCGTCTGGATCCCGTCCGTCGACCGGCCCGATCCCGTCGCCGTGCTGGAACGGCAGGGCCGCGACCGGCTGCCCGAACTGCTGCCGATCAGGTACGGGCGGATGGCCGCGTCGCCCTTCGCCTTCCTGCGCGGCTCGGCCGCCGTCATGGCCGCCGACCTGGCCGCGCAGCCGCACACCGGGCTGACCGTGCAGCTGTGCGGCGACGCCCATCTGCTCAACTTCGGGCTGTACGCCGGCCCGGAGCGGGCGCTGTACTTCGACCTCGACGACTTCGACGAGACGTTCCCCGGCCCGTTCGAGTGGGACGTCAAGCGGCTCGCCGCGTCCGTCGCCGTGGCCGCCCGCGAGAACGGCCACTCCGAACCCAAGGTCCGCCGTGCCGCGCTGGAGGCCGTCGCCGCCTATCGCACGGCGGTCCGGCGCCTGTCCCGGCTCGACGAGCTCGCCGTCTGGTACGAGCGCATCGACGCCGAACGGCTCCTGCCCCTGCTGCGCTCCGCCCGGCAGCGCGGACGCGACGGCGCCAGCCTCACCCGCGCCCGCCGCCGCACCAGCCTCCAGGCGCTGCACAAACTCACGGAGGTCGTCGACGGGCGGCGCCGCATCATCCACGACCCGCCGCTGATCGAACCCGCCGGCGCCTCCGACGCGGCCGCGCTGCGGAAGATCTTCAGCGACTACCGGTCCACCCTCGCCGGGGAGCCCCGCCTCCTGCTGGACCGCTACCGCTTCGTCGACGCCGCCCGCAAGGTGGTCGGGATCGGCAGCGTCGGCACCCGCTGCTTCCTCGTGCTGCTGGCCGGGCGCGACACCGACGATCCGCTGCTCCTCCAGATCAAGGAGGCCCGCTCGTCCGTCCTGGAGGAACACCTGCCGACCGGCCCCTACGTCCATCCCGGCCACCGGGTCGTCGCCGGGCAGCGGCTGCTCCAGGCCAGCGGTGACGTCTTCCTCGGCTGGATGACCGGGCCGCAGGGCCGTGCCTTCTACTGGCGTCAGCTGCGCGATCCGAAGGGCTCCGCGGGCGACGCCGGGATGTCCCCGGGCGAGCTCGCCGCCTACGCGCGGCTGTGCGGCACCGCACTGGCGCGCGCCCACGCGCGTACCGGCGACCGGATCGCCATCGCCGGCTATCTGGGCGGCGCCGACACCTTCGAACGCGCGGTGGCCGACTTCGCCGTGACCTACGCCGACCGGACCGCCGCCGACCACGCCGCGCTCGGCACGGCGGTCGCGGCGGGCGTGGTGCGAGCGGCCCCGGGCGTCTGA
- the pspAB gene encoding PspA-associated protein PspAB yields MGLLDILLGRTRPVVPDLDRLFALPSAAVTLEAAAAFTPTGQGAVCFATVEGSAFEQTHREVQALLDADTGRAGPPVRLERDDYGYSWLVSRRAPDELPQLVNDLHAVNSAMEVNGFGPQLLCSLVGFEAPPPSGTADGRRLALVYLYKRGSFYPFAPLPGPGQRRDGALELQVRAALAGDLRIEQDLGRWFPVWGAPGL; encoded by the coding sequence ATGGGGCTGCTGGACATCCTGCTCGGCAGGACCAGGCCGGTGGTGCCCGACCTGGACCGGCTGTTCGCGCTGCCCTCGGCGGCGGTGACGCTGGAGGCGGCGGCCGCCTTCACCCCGACCGGGCAGGGCGCCGTGTGCTTCGCGACCGTCGAGGGCTCGGCCTTCGAACAGACGCACCGCGAGGTGCAGGCCCTCCTCGACGCGGACACCGGGCGCGCCGGTCCCCCGGTGCGGCTGGAGCGGGACGACTACGGATACTCCTGGCTGGTCTCGCGGCGGGCCCCCGACGAGTTGCCGCAGCTGGTCAACGATCTGCACGCGGTGAACAGCGCCATGGAGGTCAACGGTTTCGGGCCGCAGCTGCTGTGCTCCCTCGTCGGCTTCGAGGCGCCGCCCCCGTCGGGTACGGCGGACGGACGGCGACTGGCGCTCGTGTACCTGTACAAGCGGGGGTCCTTCTACCCGTTCGCGCCGCTGCCCGGCCCCGGGCAGCGGCGCGACGGCGCACTGGAGTTGCAGGTGCGGGCCGCCCTCGCGGGCGACCTGCGCATCGAGCAGGACCTGGGCCGCTGGTTCCCCGTGTGGGGAGCCCCCGGCCTGTAG
- the htpX gene encoding zinc metalloprotease HtpX gives MQSRFRSDRRLTVRMTVTLFLLGLLYVAFVAALVVLLKSWVLVVVVLVAVLGAQYWFSDRVALFAMRGRVVEREEYPELHAVVDRLCAIADMPKPVVAVSEMGMPNAFATGRSPDHAVVCVTTGLLRRLEPAELEGVLAHELSHVAHKDVAVITVASFLGVIAGLVVRFAFYSQVFGGARRDQNAAVVFAAVMAVSAAVYAISFLLVRALSRYRELAADRAAAQLTGRPSALASALTKVSGDLARIPSEDLRTVQAFNAFYFTPALGAEPGLAGLFSTHPSLEQRLDQLGRISAELGEAAAPGTAG, from the coding sequence ATGCAGAGCCGTTTCCGGAGCGACCGGCGGTTGACCGTGCGGATGACGGTCACGCTGTTCCTGCTCGGGCTGTTGTACGTGGCGTTCGTGGCCGCGCTGGTCGTGTTGCTGAAGTCGTGGGTGCTGGTCGTCGTCGTCCTGGTGGCGGTGCTGGGCGCCCAGTACTGGTTCTCCGACCGGGTGGCGCTGTTCGCGATGCGCGGCCGGGTGGTGGAGCGCGAGGAGTATCCCGAGCTGCACGCCGTGGTCGACCGGCTGTGCGCGATCGCGGACATGCCGAAGCCGGTGGTGGCCGTCTCGGAGATGGGCATGCCGAACGCGTTCGCGACGGGGCGCAGTCCCGACCACGCGGTGGTGTGCGTGACGACGGGGCTGCTGCGCCGGCTCGAACCGGCCGAGCTGGAGGGTGTGCTCGCGCACGAGCTGTCGCACGTGGCCCACAAGGACGTGGCGGTGATCACCGTCGCCTCGTTCCTGGGCGTGATCGCGGGGCTGGTGGTGCGGTTCGCGTTCTATTCGCAGGTGTTCGGCGGGGCCCGCAGGGACCAGAACGCCGCTGTCGTGTTCGCCGCCGTGATGGCCGTCTCGGCGGCCGTGTACGCGATCAGCTTCCTCCTCGTCCGGGCGCTGTCGCGGTACCGGGAGCTGGCGGCGGACCGCGCGGCGGCCCAGCTGACCGGCCGCCCGTCCGCGCTGGCCTCCGCGCTGACGAAGGTCTCCGGCGACCTGGCCCGCATCCCGTCCGAGGACCTGCGGACGGTGCAGGCCTTCAACGCCTTCTACTTCACCCCGGCGCTGGGTGCCGAGCCCGGTCTGGCGGGGCTGTTCTCGACCCATCCGAGCCTGGAGCAGCGGCTCGACCAGCTGGGGCGGATCTCCGCCGAGCTGGGTGAGGCTGCCGCTCCGGGGACGGCGGGCTGA